The following proteins are encoded in a genomic region of Paralichthys olivaceus isolate ysfri-2021 chromosome 23, ASM2471397v2, whole genome shotgun sequence:
- the fam3c gene encoding protein FAM3C isoform X3, whose product MVRAGARSQPVTEVSTKPGAVRYKCSLSKSCPAEHFAFKMTSGAASVVGPRMCLEDKILMSGVKNNVGRGLNIALVNGKTGEGIKTANFDMWAGDVAPLIKFLNEIEDGTIVMMASFDDTSTKLNVEARKLVADLGSSDIDNVGFRDNWIFVGGKGIKTKSPFEQHIKNNANTNKFEGWPEVLEMEGCIPQRAD is encoded by the exons ATGGTCCGGGCTGgag CAAGATCTCAGCCTGTGACTGAAGTCT CAACAAAGCCGGGTGCAGTCAGGTACAAGTGCAGCCTTTCCAAGTCGTGTCCAGCCGAACACTTTGCCTTCAAGATGACGAGCGGAGCGGCCAGCGTGGTCGGGCCCAGAATGTGCCTGGAGGACAAAAT ACTGATGAGCGGCGTGAAGAACAATGTGGGGAGAGGACTCAACATCGCCCTGGTTAATG GGAAAACGGGGGAGGGAATCAAGACAGCAAATTTTGATATGTGGGCAGGAG ATGTGGCTCCCTTAATTAAATTCCTGAATGAAATTGAAGACGGGACAATCGTGATGATGGCGTCATTTGATGACACCTCAACCAA ACTTAATGTTGAAGCCAGGAAACTAGTTGCTGATCTGGGCAGCTCGGACATTGATAACGTGGGCTTCCGCGATAACTGGATCTTTGTAGGAGGGAAAGGCATCAAAACCAAGAGTCCGTTTGAGCAG CATATAAAGAACAATGCAAACACCAACAAATTTGAGGGCTGGCCTGAGGTGCTGGAGATGGAAGGATGCATACCACAGAGAGCAGACTGA
- the fam3c gene encoding protein FAM3C isoform X1 → MVRAGGILKLAALVSAFLLAVFLTFQLFEMNMEFNLGSMMSRSQPVTEVSTKPGAVRYKCSLSKSCPAEHFAFKMTSGAASVVGPRMCLEDKILMSGVKNNVGRGLNIALVNGKTGEGIKTANFDMWAGDVAPLIKFLNEIEDGTIVMMASFDDTSTKLNVEARKLVADLGSSDIDNVGFRDNWIFVGGKGIKTKSPFEQHIKNNANTNKFEGWPEVLEMEGCIPQRAD, encoded by the exons ATGGTCCGGGCTGgag GTATTTTGAAGCTAGCGGCGCTCGTCTCCGCCTTCCTCTTGGCTGTCTTCCTGACTTTTCAGCTGTTCGAGATGAACATGGAGTTTAATCTGGGCAGCATGATGT CAAGATCTCAGCCTGTGACTGAAGTCT CAACAAAGCCGGGTGCAGTCAGGTACAAGTGCAGCCTTTCCAAGTCGTGTCCAGCCGAACACTTTGCCTTCAAGATGACGAGCGGAGCGGCCAGCGTGGTCGGGCCCAGAATGTGCCTGGAGGACAAAAT ACTGATGAGCGGCGTGAAGAACAATGTGGGGAGAGGACTCAACATCGCCCTGGTTAATG GGAAAACGGGGGAGGGAATCAAGACAGCAAATTTTGATATGTGGGCAGGAG ATGTGGCTCCCTTAATTAAATTCCTGAATGAAATTGAAGACGGGACAATCGTGATGATGGCGTCATTTGATGACACCTCAACCAA ACTTAATGTTGAAGCCAGGAAACTAGTTGCTGATCTGGGCAGCTCGGACATTGATAACGTGGGCTTCCGCGATAACTGGATCTTTGTAGGAGGGAAAGGCATCAAAACCAAGAGTCCGTTTGAGCAG CATATAAAGAACAATGCAAACACCAACAAATTTGAGGGCTGGCCTGAGGTGCTGGAGATGGAAGGATGCATACCACAGAGAGCAGACTGA